A single region of the Falco cherrug isolate bFalChe1 unplaced genomic scaffold, bFalChe1.pri scaffold_41, whole genome shotgun sequence genome encodes:
- the LOC129735148 gene encoding ribosome-binding protein 1-like yields MDVYDPQMLNLVLFGGLMVVSAIGIFLVFTFMEKVLRPSEEALAKQGKGLKKTQQKEKEKKKKEEAVEKKGKGKKHQEKPNGQVPEAHQSAPVVSSVTIKKSNVLPAHEEQKHNGPVKKVAASKKKSEPAPADSDGPLYLTYKTLVSTVSSTVFGEGEAQRLIEILTEKAGIVQDTWHAAKQKGDPVTVLKRQLEEKEKQLATKQEAAAAARNKVEELSQELAAERAKATAVEGKLKEQLLAREQEMAAVQARVQASYQDHVSETQQLQGKIRTLQEQLENGPDTQLARLQQENSILSDAFCQIRSQMESKQNAEVARLQEWCGKLMNELSEKSEVLRQEEQLRKSWKMKVAALERQMEQLQEKLGKKKKKKEPGPGSKRTTGATEGYPGPTGQRETEEV; encoded by the exons ATGGATGTCTATGACCCTCAGATGCTGAATCTTGTGCTCTTTGGAGGTCTGATGGTGGTATCAGCCATCGGGATCTTCCTGGTGTTCACCTTCATGGAGAAGGTCCTCCGTCCTTCTGAGGAAGCCTTGGCCAAGCAAGGCAAAGGGCTTAAGAAgactcagcagaaggaaaaagagaaaaagaagaaagaggaagctgttgagaaaaaaggaaaaggaaagaaacatcaaGAGAAACCTAATGGACAGGTCCCAGAGGCGCACCAAAGTGCTCCAGTGGTCAGCTCTGTCaccataaagaaaagcaatgttctTCCAGCCCATGAGGAGCAGAAGCATAATGGACCTGTCAAGAAGGTGGCTGCATCCAAGAAGAAGAGCGAGCCAG cacctgcgGACTCGGATGGGCCCCTCTACCTGACCTACAAGACGCTCGTGTCCACAGTCAGCAGCACGGTGTTCGGCGAGGGGGAGGCCCAGCGGCTCATCGAGATCCTGACGGAGAAAGCGGGCATCGTCCAGGACACCTGGCACGCG GCCAAGCAGAAGGGTGACCCTGTCACTGTCCTGAAACgccagctggaggagaaggagaagcagctcgCCAccaagcaggaggctgcagccgctgccagaaacaaggtggaggagctgagccAG GAGCTGGCGGCCGAGCGGGCCAAGGCGACGGCCGTGGAGGGCaagctgaaggagcagctgctggcccgCGAGCAGGAGATGGCAGCGGTGCAGGCACGCGTGCAGGCCAGCTACCAGGACCATGTCAGCGAAacgcagcagctgcagggcaag ATCCGcaccctgcaggagcagctggagaatggCCCCGACACGCAGCTGGCtcgcctgcagcaggagaactccATCCTGAGCGATGCCTTCTGCCAGATCAGAAGTCAGATGGAGAGCAA GCAAAACGCTGAGGTGGCCAGGTTACAGGAGTGGTGCGGCAAGCTGATGAACGAGCTGTCTGAGAAGTCAGAGGTGCTGCggcaagaggagcagctgaggaagagctggaagatgAAAGTGGCGGCCTTGGAGAGGcagatggagcagctgcag gaaaaactaggaaaaaaaaaaaaaaagaaagaaccgGGGCCAGGCAGCAAGCGAACTACAGGAGCGACTGAAGGTTACCCAGgaccaactggccaaagggagaCTGAAGAAGTGTAA